ACCTAAAAATTATTTTAGAAATGATAATCCGAATAATGAGATATTAATGCGCTGGCATAGTCATGCCAATCTTTTATTTTTTAACTGGTTAAATTATTATGTTTATCAAGAAACTCCTTTTGATTTAAATAAACTGAAGTAAAAATTAAAAATTAAAAAGATAACTTATTTACCCCTCAAAATTTTGTTTTGAGGGGTTTTATAAGTTAAAATGATCAATTTATAAATTCCTATTAAGAATAAAAAAGATTTTTAAGAAAAATGCCACAATTATTTAACAGAAAAAATTAAATATTTTACAAATTTAATCAAAAAACATAAAAAACAGCTTGAATTGTCTGTAAATTTGCGCTATAATTAATTTAAGAAATCGTTTTAGTAAACTTTAGTATTGATTTTTTGAGTCTTTAATTATTAATTATTAACTTTAATTTAATTAAGATTTATTCAATACTAATGTTTTTCACTTTTACTTTTTATAAATTTATAAACCCTTAAGAAAAAAGAAGAGTGAAAATTTTAAGACAAAATAATTTAAAGGGGTGTTTATTAATGATTAATGTTGGTAAAAAAGTTTTAGTTTTGACTTTAGCGTTTTTATTTTTAATGGGAGGGATGTCTTTAGCTCAGGATATTCCCAGAGAAGAGACATTAGTAGTTTCTGGGGCAATGTGGGGACCTCCATCAACCTGGAACGTTTTAATTCCTAATCCTACTCCGGGTACTGGTGGTTTAGTTTATGAGACAATGTTTTCTTATAATCCGATAAAAGATGAATATCAGCCCTGGCTTGCAGAAAGTGGTGAATGGGTAAGTGACAACGAATACGTTCTTAATTTAAGAGAGGGTATTAACTGGCATGACGGTGAAGAATTTAATGCTGAAGATGTTGTATTTACTTATGAAATAGCGAAAGAGGGTAATGTTTTTTATTCTCCAATTTGGGACTGGTTGGAATCTGTTAAAGCAGAAGATAATTACACAGTAAGATTCACCTTCAGCGAACCTCATTATGCAGAATGGGATGCCGAACTTTATGAACGTTATATTATCCCAGAGCATATTTGGAGTGAGATTCCTAGTGATGAATTAATTACTAAGACTATGAAAAACCCAGTTGGTACAGGTTCTTATATGGCTAAAGAAGCCGGACAGGATAGAATGGTTTGGGAAAGAAATGATGACTGGTGGGGCAATGAAGTATTTGGCCAGCCTAAACCCAGATACATTGTAGACCTTGTAAACCAGAGTAACAACATTATTATGGGTATGTTAATGAAAGGTGAACTTGATTTAAGTAATAACTTTATTCCTGGAATTCAAAGAATAAAAGATCAATTTGGTTTAAAAACTTGGTATAACGAAGAACCCTATATGCTTTCCTTTAATACTGCTCTGATGTATATGAACACTTTAAAAGAGCCAATGGATGACAAGCAATTTAGAAGAGCGATGGCTTTTATGGTTAATCAGCAGAATATTGTAGATCGTGTTTATGGTGGTTTAGTAGAAGCAGCAAATCCTACCGGTTTATTCGGAGAAGGTTGGGAAGCTTATTTAGACGAAGAAGTAGTAGAAAATTATGGTTTTGAATATAATCCAACAAAAGCCAAAGCATTATTAGACGATGCTGGATATGTCGATGCTGATGGTGATGGCTGGAGAGATATGCCTAATGGTGATCCACTTGAATTGAAACTTATGGTTCCAAGTGGTTGGACTGACTGGATGGAAGCAATTCGATCTATTGCATCTGATGCAGAAGAGATTGGTTTAAACATTAGTCCTGATTTCCCAGATGTTTCTTTATTTGATAACAGACGTTTTACTAGTGATTTCGATATGATGATTGGTGTTTTCCAAACAACTTTATCTTCTACACCATTTGATTACTGGAATGGAGTAGCAAACAGTAATATTGATGGAGAACAAATTAATAGCGGTAACTGGGGAGCTTATGATAATCCTGAGTTATTCGAAAAAATTGACGAGTTTAATATGACACGTGATGAATCAGTTAAACAGGAATTAGCTTCTGAGATACAAGAAACTTTATTAAAAGATATGCCAAGTGTACCTCTCTGGCATAATGGTCTCTGGGCTCAACAAACAACTCAATACTGGACAAATTGGCCTAATGAAGATAACCCATATGGTATTCCAGTTAGCTGGGGTAATTTTTATCAATTAGGTATGATCGACACTTTAATTGGGATTGAGCCAGCTAAGTAAAAGGAAATAGATAATTAATTAAATATACAGGCTTGATATTTTTATCGAGCCTGTTATTTAGAAAGGAGCAGTAAAAGATGGGTAAATATTTAAGAAAAAAAATAGTGATTTATCTAATTACCTTTATTCTGGCGGTAACAATTAACTTTTTTATCCCCAGAATGATGCCTGGTGATCCAATCCAATCACTTTTATCACGTTTTTCAGGTATGGAGGGCGGACGTGAAATTTTAGAAGAACAATTAACTCTACTTTTTAATCTTGATCAACCCCTATGGCAGCAGTATGCAAATTTTTGGAAATCAGTTTTCACGCTTGACTTTGGTATTTCAATTATTCAGTTCCCAACCCCAGTTTTAGAAATTATTAAACGTGCAATAGTCTATGATATTTCTGTTTTATTACCCGCAATTATATTAAGCTGGATAGTTGGTAATAAATTAGGTGCATTTTCTGGCACAGATAAAACAGTAGATAATTATTCAATGCCTTTTTTCTATTTTTTAGCTTCCTCACCTTATTTTTGGATGGCGGGAATAGTCGCCTTTTTCTTTGGAGTTCAAATTGGATGGTTTCCAATC
Above is a window of Halanaerobium saccharolyticum subsp. saccharolyticum DSM 6643 DNA encoding:
- a CDS encoding ABC transporter substrate-binding protein, whose amino-acid sequence is MINVGKKVLVLTLAFLFLMGGMSLAQDIPREETLVVSGAMWGPPSTWNVLIPNPTPGTGGLVYETMFSYNPIKDEYQPWLAESGEWVSDNEYVLNLREGINWHDGEEFNAEDVVFTYEIAKEGNVFYSPIWDWLESVKAEDNYTVRFTFSEPHYAEWDAELYERYIIPEHIWSEIPSDELITKTMKNPVGTGSYMAKEAGQDRMVWERNDDWWGNEVFGQPKPRYIVDLVNQSNNIIMGMLMKGELDLSNNFIPGIQRIKDQFGLKTWYNEEPYMLSFNTALMYMNTLKEPMDDKQFRRAMAFMVNQQNIVDRVYGGLVEAANPTGLFGEGWEAYLDEEVVENYGFEYNPTKAKALLDDAGYVDADGDGWRDMPNGDPLELKLMVPSGWTDWMEAIRSIASDAEEIGLNISPDFPDVSLFDNRRFTSDFDMMIGVFQTTLSSTPFDYWNGVANSNIDGEQINSGNWGAYDNPELFEKIDEFNMTRDESVKQELASEIQETLLKDMPSVPLWHNGLWAQQTTQYWTNWPNEDNPYGIPVSWGNFYQLGMIDTLIGIEPAK
- a CDS encoding ABC transporter permease produces the protein MGKYLRKKIVIYLITFILAVTINFFIPRMMPGDPIQSLLSRFSGMEGGREILEEQLTLLFNLDQPLWQQYANFWKSVFTLDFGISIIQFPTPVLEIIKRAIVYDISVLLPAIILSWIVGNKLGAFSGTDKTVDNYSMPFFYFLASSPYFWMAGIVAFFFGVQIGWFPISGAYGSTASPGFNLSFIMDFLHHWFLPFFTMFLVQLGGWAIGMRNMIMYEQSSNYSKYMETLGSSNKLIRKYGFRNGVLPQVTGLALRLGRIVGGAITVQVVFNYPGLGRMLLDAVQNQDYFLMQGIFLTIVTMVLVANFIVDIVYMFIDPRVRLSFTEEV